From Anaerohalosphaera lusitana, one genomic window encodes:
- a CDS encoding LamG-like jellyroll fold domain-containing protein, which produces MNVKSKNFKRCFVWLVVLACIGLTTGVGHAAVTTTDADTYVEGDGDNHGDKEALVVKRSSAGASSAWTRTTWIHFDLASMPPIASDAILTVTRDESSNSVSSGTLTFWGVIDGQPGDTYGTDWEEMTISGSNAPLTPDFAEDENTTVLGTIDVSDWAAGDAKTVQTLELVEFLNADTNGEVTIIVTRNVNDQNFELRSRENANGGAATLEMTLAPAAWDPTPEAGATGIFEDQVLYWSTGLDPANPSQAHPDIDYHNVYLQTDDPNFAGVTPVQVDNTDATASYDSADFSRDTTYYWRVDEVMLDSTVVTGKTWSFTTVPSVPVIVSQPDEQIVIAELGETLEYTIDAYNPFTMDATGLEFQWYKNGTEEVETGPTLTISPFEATDEGVYNCVVTITSNGGSTPSNDITIGYKQELARWTLDQGDYVNDQYVDVIGGHNADPNSAPVFVEQFDGTAGGGVEIGSDSWANAGTWDPSAFTGQISVSAWIKWDGTGPATYGSGIISKADGYGVDTDRWFFVLRGKSGDNAGLWFYNAGSYLSTNGLVPANEWTHVCATFDGDYFRIYVNGALEGSTTYAQLDNATDAPIVIGAKGINSDPFPGAMDDVRIFNYGLNEVEVASVYKDYTGLATCIDRPAMDISGPNGEQDCVVNLYDFAEFANNWLDCGLVPDCIQ; this is translated from the coding sequence ATGAACGTCAAAAGTAAAAACTTTAAACGCTGCTTTGTATGGCTTGTTGTTCTAGCCTGCATTGGGTTGACAACGGGTGTCGGTCATGCAGCAGTTACGACGACCGACGCAGACACATATGTAGAAGGTGATGGCGACAACCACGGCGATAAAGAGGCTTTGGTAGTCAAGCGCAGTTCGGCTGGGGCATCGTCAGCATGGACACGCACGACCTGGATCCATTTCGATCTGGCTTCCATGCCGCCGATCGCAAGTGATGCAATTCTTACGGTCACGCGCGACGAAAGCAGCAATTCAGTATCGAGCGGCACACTGACTTTCTGGGGTGTCATTGACGGCCAGCCCGGCGACACTTACGGCACGGACTGGGAAGAAATGACTATCAGCGGCAGCAACGCTCCGCTGACGCCGGATTTTGCTGAAGACGAGAACACCACTGTTCTGGGCACGATCGATGTTTCGGACTGGGCCGCCGGCGATGCGAAGACGGTACAGACACTGGAACTGGTAGAATTTCTGAACGCTGACACAAACGGCGAAGTGACGATCATCGTCACCCGAAACGTGAACGATCAGAACTTCGAGCTCAGATCTCGAGAGAATGCAAACGGCGGCGCTGCGACACTGGAAATGACGCTTGCACCTGCGGCATGGGATCCAACTCCTGAAGCCGGCGCAACGGGCATTTTCGAGGATCAGGTTCTCTACTGGAGCACGGGTCTGGATCCTGCTAATCCTTCGCAGGCTCATCCTGACATCGATTATCACAATGTATACCTGCAGACCGACGATCCAAACTTCGCAGGCGTTACTCCTGTGCAGGTTGACAACACGGACGCAACTGCCAGCTATGACTCTGCCGATTTCAGCCGTGATACGACTTACTACTGGCGTGTCGATGAGGTGATGCTCGACAGCACTGTTGTAACAGGCAAGACATGGTCGTTCACGACGGTGCCTTCGGTTCCCGTGATCGTATCTCAGCCTGACGAGCAGATCGTCATCGCTGAACTGGGCGAAACGCTCGAGTACACCATTGACGCGTACAATCCATTCACGATGGACGCTACCGGACTCGAGTTCCAGTGGTATAAGAACGGCACCGAAGAAGTAGAGACTGGGCCTACACTGACGATCTCGCCATTTGAAGCTACGGATGAAGGCGTTTACAACTGTGTTGTTACGATCACAAGCAACGGCGGCAGCACACCTAGTAACGATATAACCATCGGCTATAAGCAGGAACTGGCCAGGTGGACGCTCGATCAGGGCGACTATGTAAATGATCAGTATGTTGATGTTATCGGCGGACACAATGCTGATCCGAACAGCGCGCCTGTTTTTGTAGAACAGTTTGACGGCACTGCCGGCGGCGGTGTTGAGATCGGTTCCGACAGTTGGGCGAATGCAGGGACATGGGATCCTTCAGCGTTTACCGGTCAGATCAGCGTAAGTGCATGGATCAAATGGGACGGAACTGGTCCTGCCACATACGGCAGCGGTATCATCTCAAAGGCTGACGGTTATGGCGTTGACACGGACAGATGGTTCTTCGTGCTCCGCGGCAAGTCTGGTGATAATGCGGGTCTGTGGTTCTACAACGCAGGTTCGTACCTGTCAACTAACGGTCTGGTACCGGCGAATGAATGGACGCACGTTTGTGCAACGTTCGACGGAGATTACTTCAGGATCTATGTTAACGGAGCACTCGAAGGTTCCACGACGTATGCACAGCTTGATAACGCGACTGACGCTCCCATCGTGATCGGTGCAAAGGGCATCAATTCCGATCCGTTCCCCGGTGCTATGGATGATGTCCGCATCTTCAACTATGGCCTGAATGAAGTAGAAGTTGCTAGCGTCTACAAGGACTATACCGGTCTTGCAACATGCATCGATCGTCCTGCAATGGACATCAGCGGTCCTAACGGCGAACAGGATTGTGTAGTGAATCTTTATGACTTCGCAGAGTTCGCGAATAACTGGCTCGACTGCGGGCTGGTCCCGGACTGCATTCAGTAA
- a CDS encoding type II secretion system protein, whose product MARKKGFTLIELLVVISIIALLMAIMMPALSMVKERAKRVICGSNTKQVGIGLFTYAQSYDDKLPPQYGNEPWEAVLAYYPDGSHNPVRTQLAILYEEKIVGNPEVFYCPSQPRHSDYPIPYYYDFYTDNGTVEWGSEFIPIPGLDGHELIRTSYNYWLHGQKKTSALSRNAILVDNCQEWEVVPHRKGSSGDPQGLYALFGDGHANFATRREIFDDDLWPKDFRTVFNGPGNDTEKFELILKEIEKDQ is encoded by the coding sequence ATGGCCAGGAAAAAAGGATTCACACTGATCGAACTGCTGGTTGTTATTTCAATCATCGCACTTCTTATGGCGATTATGATGCCTGCTCTGAGTATGGTAAAAGAGCGGGCTAAACGGGTAATATGCGGCAGCAACACCAAACAGGTTGGCATAGGATTGTTCACTTATGCTCAATCCTATGATGATAAGCTCCCTCCTCAGTACGGCAACGAGCCATGGGAAGCTGTTTTGGCATATTATCCGGATGGCAGCCACAATCCGGTCAGAACACAGCTTGCGATACTTTATGAAGAGAAGATCGTAGGTAACCCCGAGGTCTTCTACTGTCCCAGTCAACCTCGGCACAGTGACTACCCCATCCCCTACTACTATGACTTCTACACAGATAACGGGACCGTCGAATGGGGTTCGGAATTCATACCAATCCCAGGTTTGGACGGCCATGAACTCATCCGTACTTCATACAATTACTGGCTGCACGGCCAGAAGAAAACTTCAGCTCTGAGCAGAAATGCGATCCTCGTAGACAACTGCCAGGAGTGGGAAGTCGTTCCACACAGAAAAGGCAGTTCCGGCGATCCGCAGGGGCTGTATGCATTGTTCGGGGACGGACATGCCAATTTCGCGACCAGGCGAGAGATATTTGATGACGACCTTTGGCCGAAAGACTTTCGCACCGTCTTTAACGGTCCGGGCAATGATACCGAAAAATTTGAGCTGATACTTAAGGAAATTGAAAAGGATCAGTAG
- a CDS encoding LamG-like jellyroll fold domain-containing protein, which produces MMKAKRKFYKGCFALLAVLACMQLAAGIAVGGVVETDADTYCEGDGDNHGDKGFITVKRSTAGAGSAWTRTGWMHFDLSGEGICSTASLTVTVDAADVGSGTLTIWGIKDGQPGDEYGTDWEEMTITGDNAPQTPDFAEDAHTTKLGEYSWTSTPAVGEQIVFSTEALANFLNADTNDEVTILIVRNPNNANLNIESRESGEGTPTLELSLEPVAWGYSPANDSFDVPVDTTLTWQTGRDLTDPTQPNADVDYHNVYVGPASEPNGLLDVIPVQVDNDGSGTGSYTVTGLDYATEYVWRVDEVMNDSTVWEGPTSSFTTEVPPQLLAHYTFDGTVADSSGNGFDGTYTDTANDPNYVAGLDNLGQAIELWAAGPYIEVPTTAFDNMGPREISIAFWYYGDSTQPLGDHAFEGRANGNRVMSVHLPWSNGNAYWDAGNSSGTPDRIYKTMDASEYKEQWNHAVFIKDVTAGTMSIWLNGQKWHEGTGLTKALEAPDMFWIGSGDSTTYTGYMDDFRIYNYALTDLEIATLYTTGSGESICFESNPMDFDGDCIVEIDDLVEFMSGWLECGLAPDCQ; this is translated from the coding sequence ATGATGAAGGCCAAAAGAAAGTTTTACAAAGGCTGTTTTGCATTGCTGGCCGTTCTGGCGTGCATGCAGTTGGCTGCAGGAATTGCAGTAGGCGGAGTGGTGGAGACGGATGCTGACACATACTGTGAGGGTGACGGCGACAACCACGGTGACAAGGGCTTTATCACGGTTAAGCGAAGTACCGCCGGTGCAGGTTCTGCGTGGACACGAACGGGCTGGATGCATTTCGATCTGAGTGGTGAAGGGATCTGCTCGACAGCTTCACTTACTGTTACCGTAGATGCTGCGGACGTCGGCAGCGGCACGCTGACTATCTGGGGTATCAAAGACGGTCAGCCCGGCGACGAGTACGGCACCGACTGGGAAGAGATGACCATCACGGGTGACAATGCTCCTCAGACGCCGGATTTTGCAGAAGACGCACACACAACCAAGCTCGGTGAATACAGTTGGACAAGCACGCCGGCGGTTGGCGAACAGATCGTTTTCTCTACTGAAGCACTTGCCAACTTCCTCAACGCTGACACCAATGATGAAGTGACGATACTGATCGTAAGAAATCCAAACAATGCGAACTTGAACATCGAGTCGAGGGAAAGCGGCGAAGGCACGCCTACACTGGAGCTATCACTCGAGCCGGTCGCGTGGGGGTATTCTCCAGCAAACGACAGCTTCGATGTACCTGTAGACACCACACTGACATGGCAGACTGGACGAGATCTGACTGATCCAACCCAGCCCAACGCTGATGTGGACTATCACAATGTATACGTTGGACCTGCTTCTGAACCTAACGGCCTGCTGGATGTTATTCCTGTACAGGTTGATAACGATGGTTCCGGCACTGGAAGCTATACAGTCACTGGTCTGGATTACGCGACAGAATATGTCTGGCGGGTTGATGAAGTAATGAATGACAGCACGGTTTGGGAAGGTCCTACTTCAAGCTTTACGACTGAGGTACCACCTCAACTGCTCGCGCATTACACATTTGATGGTACGGTTGCCGATTCAAGCGGTAACGGTTTTGACGGAACATATACAGACACAGCGAATGACCCCAACTACGTAGCGGGTCTTGACAATCTCGGTCAGGCTATCGAGTTGTGGGCGGCTGGTCCATATATTGAAGTACCCACGACTGCATTTGACAATATGGGGCCTCGTGAGATAAGCATCGCTTTCTGGTATTACGGCGATTCAACTCAACCTCTCGGTGATCATGCCTTTGAAGGGCGCGCAAACGGCAACCGTGTCATGAGCGTTCATCTGCCATGGAGCAACGGCAATGCATACTGGGATGCAGGTAATTCCAGCGGTACTCCTGACCGCATCTATAAGACTATGGATGCAAGCGAATACAAAGAACAGTGGAACCATGCCGTGTTCATCAAGGACGTAACTGCGGGAACCATGAGCATCTGGCTCAACGGGCAGAAATGGCACGAAGGTACTGGCCTGACCAAGGCACTTGAAGCACCCGATATGTTCTGGATCGGTTCCGGTGACAGCACCACATACACCGGATACATGGACGATTTCCGCATCTATAACTATGCTCTGACGGATCTGGAGATCGCAACGCTTTACACCACCGGCTCTGGAGAATCCATCTGCTTCGAATCTAACCCTATGGACTTCGACGGCGACTGCATAGTCGAGATCGACGACCTGGTCGAATTCATGTCCGGATGGCTCGAATGCGGTCTGGCGCCTGACTGTCAGTAA